The nucleotide sequence CGTGGAGAAGCGCGGTGTTAAGCTAGATTATGAAGCCCCGAAGCTTCCAGATTCCGCCGTAATTATTGCCGATCGTGAGAAGCTAAAGCGCGTACTCGTCAATATTATTGAGAACGCAGTGAAGTATATGGATAAGGAAGACGGCAGAATATGGATGGATTTGAGAGACGAAGGGGATTTCTATAGAATTGTAGTTAAGGATAACGGTCAGGGGATTGCGGCAGACGCGTTGCCATTCATCTTTGATCGGTTCTACCGGGCAGATCCCTCGCGTAATGTGGATACCGGCGGGAGTGGCCTTGGGCTTGCCATTGCACAGCACATCGTTGAGGAGCATGGTGGTATTATTACCGCAGGCAGTGAGCAAGGAGTCGGCACGGTGATCATGATCTCCATCAAGAAAAGAGTAGACAGGGGGCTCATGGAATGAAGCGCATCTTAATTATCGAGGACGACATCAGCATGGGAGAGCTTGTGCGCGATTATCTAATGATTCATCAGTATGATGCACATATTGAAACAAGCGGGGACAGAGGGCTGAAAGAAGCACTTGAAGGAAAATATGAACTGATTATTCTCGATTTGATGCTGCCTGTAATGGATGGGTTTGAGATCTGCCGTAAGCTTCGAAGTCAGATGGATATTCCGATTCTCATGGTTTCTGCAAAGAAAGAGGATATTGATAAAATTCGAGGACTCGGTCTGGGTGCGGACGATTATATCGTCAAACCGTTTAGTCCAAGCGAATTAGTGGCTCGTGTCAATGCTCACCTGGCCCGGTATGATCGCCTGTCAGGTGGTGGACAGAAGAGAGAGGAAGTTCGCATTCGCGGTCTACTTATCGACAAGACTTCCCGTCGGGTATTCGTGAATGACAAAGAGGTAGCCTTCACGACGAAGGAGTTCGACCTGTTGACCTACCTCGCATCAAACCCGAATCAGGTGTTCAGCAAGGACCAGCTCTTCGAGCAGTTATGGGGAATGGACGCACTGGGCGACATCGCTACCGTTACGGTGCATATCCGTAAGATTAGGGAGAAGATCGAGATCGATCCTTCCAATTCACAATATATCGACACGATATGGGGTGCGGGTTACCGCTTCAAAGTATAAAAACGGTATAATGCGAATAAGAGATTGACTACAGTAAATGGTGAAGGGTGTTTTTGATGAATGAACGTCCTCAGGTCCAAGGGATAGGGCAGGAAGAGGCCGCTATGCCCCTATCTAATAAGGAGAATGCAGTGTCTTTTTTGCGTCTTGTGGCATCGGGAAAGGTGCGCGAAGCATACGAAAGCCACATCGATTCAGGCTTCCGCCATCATAACCCCTATTTCCGAGGCGATACGAATTCACTAATGCTTGCAATGGAAGAGAATGCCCAGAAGAGCCCTGAAAAAGTGCTTGAGGTCAAGCGAGCTCTCGAAGAGGGTGATATCGTTATGGTTCACTCCCATGTAAAGCAAAATCCAGTAGATCTAGGTGTGTCCGTAGTACACATCTTCCGCTTCCAGGATGGACGCATCGCCGAATTGTGGGATGTAGGTCAGGCCATTCCGGAGAGTTCACCTAACGAGAACGGTATATTCTGACGTTCCGCACTGAACGGGGCGCATAACTTGGGAGAATCTGGACACTTTAATCAGGTACAAAATCTCACGTTAAAAGGATGATTTGACCTGTGCGATTGAAGTGTAAGACCCTTGCATCAGTCTGCCTTTCGGTGCTGATCGGAGTAGCGTTATTCGGCAACGACATGGCAGAAGCCGGGCCTAGTGCACCTTCTCCAGATACCGCAAACGAAGTCGTGCTAGAGCCGGAAGCCCAAAAAGTGATCAAAGAAACCGCCAATCCGCCCTATTTGTACGATCTCGGCCCACAAAAAGGTCGCGAGCAATTGAACAATACACAGGCCGGGCATGTCAAGATGCTTCCTGCCGATATTCAGAACATGACGATCAAAAGCGGGCCAACCGGGAAAGTATCACTAACGATCGTTCGGCCGAAAAAAGCTAAGGGCGAACTCCCTGTCGTCCTATATTCCCATGGCGGTGGATGGGTGCTTGGAAACTTCGGTACGCACGAACGACTGATCCGCGAACTGGTAGTCCGATCGAATTCGGTCGTTGTCTTCGTCAACTACAGCCTTTCTCCGGAAGCGAAGTATCCGACCGCTCTCGAAGAAATATACGCAGCATTGCAATGGGTTGCCGATAACGGCCGCAAGTACGGTATGGATCCGAAAAAGATCATCGTCGCCGGCGATAGCGTAGGTGGCAATATGACCACGGCCGTCGCCATCCTGGCGAAGGAGCGTGGCGGACCGAAAATCTCCAAACAGATGATGTTCTATCCGGTAACGGACGCTTCCTTCGATACGCCATCGTACAAACAGTTCGCCGAGGGCTATTACCTCCGCCGCGACGTCATGCAGTGGTTCTGGGACCAATACACGACAGATCCTATGCAAAGAGCGCAGATCACGGCTTCACCGCTTCGCGCAACGACTGAGCAATTGCAAGGATTGCCACCTGCCATGATCATCACGGGTCAGGCAGACGTCCTCCGCGACGAAGGGGAGGCATACGCCAACAAGCTGCGGCAAGCAGGCGTTCGTGTTGCTCAGGCTCGCATACAGGGCACGATTCATGACTTTGTCATGCTCAACTCGCTCGCGGATACGGCGGCAGTCCGAAGCGCGATTGCGCTGGCTGTCTCCTTCATTCGCTGCGAAGTTTAAGCCAAACGTAGTTAAGCACACGACGGCGAATTGTGGTTTTGCACTGCCGCGGTTCGCCTCCACAATAAAAATCCACAACCGAATGAAGTTGTGGATTTTTATTGTGGAGGCATATACAGCCATTGGATGATTATTTGATATTGAGATATTCCTTGAATTCTTTCATTAAATCCTCATTAGATTTTCCGAAAGCATTTTTGAACGATGTAGACAGATCCGTACCTTTAACAATCTCATCAAACAGTTTTAGGTATTGATCGTGGCTGTAGTTGTTTTCGAAGAAGAATACAGTTGCTTCTGAAGCAAAATATTCGTTAGGGTATGCGTTCAAATCTTCAAACCGTGTTACTTTACTCCAATCGATAGGGGAGTATCCGGTAGCACT is from Candidatus Cohnella colombiensis and encodes:
- a CDS encoding response regulator transcription factor; this encodes MKRILIIEDDISMGELVRDYLMIHQYDAHIETSGDRGLKEALEGKYELIILDLMLPVMDGFEICRKLRSQMDIPILMVSAKKEDIDKIRGLGLGADDYIVKPFSPSELVARVNAHLARYDRLSGGGQKREEVRIRGLLIDKTSRRVFVNDKEVAFTTKEFDLLTYLASNPNQVFSKDQLFEQLWGMDALGDIATVTVHIRKIREKIEIDPSNSQYIDTIWGAGYRFKV
- a CDS encoding nuclear transport factor 2 family protein: MPLSNKENAVSFLRLVASGKVREAYESHIDSGFRHHNPYFRGDTNSLMLAMEENAQKSPEKVLEVKRALEEGDIVMVHSHVKQNPVDLGVSVVHIFRFQDGRIAELWDVGQAIPESSPNENGIF
- a CDS encoding alpha/beta hydrolase, with the protein product MAEAGPSAPSPDTANEVVLEPEAQKVIKETANPPYLYDLGPQKGREQLNNTQAGHVKMLPADIQNMTIKSGPTGKVSLTIVRPKKAKGELPVVLYSHGGGWVLGNFGTHERLIRELVVRSNSVVVFVNYSLSPEAKYPTALEEIYAALQWVADNGRKYGMDPKKIIVAGDSVGGNMTTAVAILAKERGGPKISKQMMFYPVTDASFDTPSYKQFAEGYYLRRDVMQWFWDQYTTDPMQRAQITASPLRATTEQLQGLPPAMIITGQADVLRDEGEAYANKLRQAGVRVAQARIQGTIHDFVMLNSLADTAAVRSAIALAVSFIRCEV